In the genome of Triticum urartu cultivar G1812 chromosome 5, Tu2.1, whole genome shotgun sequence, one region contains:
- the LOC125506466 gene encoding pollen allergen Dac g 3-like, whose translation MASSSRMLTVVVLAALVAGAMCAVRVKLTVEKGSDKKKLALKIDYTRPGDSLSEVELRQHGSEEWQPLTKKGDVWEVSCSKPLVGPFNFRFLSKNGMKNVFDEVFSTDFKIGKTYQPEY comes from the coding sequence ATGGCCTCCTCCTCCAGGATGCTCACGGTGGTGGTGCTGGCGGCGCTGGTCGCCGGTGCGATGTGCGCCGTGAGGGTGAAGTTGACGGTGGAGAAGGGGTCCGACAAAAAGAAGCTGGCGCTCAAGATCGACTACACAAGGCCAGGCGACAGCCTGTCAGAGGTGGAGCTCCGGCAGCACGGCTCAGAGGAGTGGCAGCCGTTGACCAAGAAGGGCGACGTGTGGGAGGTCTCGTGCTCCAAGCCACTGGTTGGCCCCTTCAACTTCCGCTTCTTGTCCAAGAATGGCATGAAGAACGTCTTCGACGAGGTCTTCTCCACCGATTTCAAGATCGGCAAAACCTACCAACCAGAATATTGA